Part of the Penaeus vannamei isolate JL-2024 chromosome 9, ASM4276789v1, whole genome shotgun sequence genome is shown below.
CAGGATCACGCAGTAGGCAGGCGAGCAGGTAGGCCCGGAGGAAGTAACCTCTGACTTTTTCTCTCCTGGAGCCAACACAGAGCCCCTTCGCCCGACGAGAGGGTCGACGGGACCTTCCTCGACATCTTCAGGTAACTGCAGCATTGCCTCCGCCATCGTCTCGTGCATTTGTTGGTTCTTCCGTAGAAAAGCCCAGCTTCTAGCTTGGCGGCTTCTGCCCGGCTAACGAGGGACCGAGACGGAATTCCTGTCGTTTTCGATGGCGCTTTGTTTTGCAAAGCAAGGCAGTAGACATGGATTGAATAGTAGCTTAGCCACGTACTAACAACTACTCAGCCGCCATGTCCGTACTTCTTCAGTCTGTCTCAGACATTAACTGAACAAGTTTTCTTTTAGTAATACTGATGTCTACATTCCTTATGCATTTTGGTTGAACCTGTGCGTAGTCTAGCTTATcaaccatttcttttttttaggtttacaGAAGTATGTATCTGTGCAAATGTAGATAAGAACAATAGGGAGCACAGGTCAAGTATTGTGGTAGCACTCATGAGTACCAGAGAAAATCGTTGCATGACAAGTGTTACGTGTGACCATCAAGTTGATTGGCAAACATGCACCATTCTGGCATGAAGAAAATAGTTGTATCCATTATGTGTTTCTGACCATCGACTTTGGATACGTGGTCGTGGAAGACGTAGAAGTATCCGGCACTTTACGATACATGATCTGCTCTTAAATTAACACCATATTATACCCCCAAGGAACAGATCCACATAGAAATTGAGTAGTTTCCTTGGTCACTGCAACGGAACACTGACCTTGAAAGTCTCGCTGTTGCAAGTTTGTTAGCTGTAGAAGGCTGTAGCACGCTGTACATAGCCGCGCCCCTAACGCCTCCCCGACCCGCAGGAGCAGCTCCCGCAGCGAGCCCCGCAGCAGTTCGCGAGGGGGTTCCCGCACCGGCAGCGCCCTCGGCATGGTGGAGGACGGCGGCCACATGAAGCACTCCCGCAGAGAGTACCTGTCGCCTGACGAGAAGACCCACGTCGTCACCGAGAAGTACGAGTACGACACAGGTGATACAAGCAAGGTAAGctcgagggcggagggaggagcgTGCAGCCCGACGCGCGTGCCGTGACAAGACGAACAGCCTCTGGGAAACTGTTCCGGTTCGATCAGCTGTCTTGTGCTGCTAATATTTCCCCTTGCTGTGAATCAGAATACTCGTTTTTTGctgtctataaatatctataggtAGGAAAATATGTGGGGGAAACTATGATAAAGTTCATAATCATTTTTTCTACATTATTTAGTGAATAATACAagtttctccatccttcctatcTGAGAATTTACGCAACGCATTGTCCCGGATATAATGTAGGCCAGTGTAAGATTAGGCTGCTCATGAGCCGGATAGGAGCAGCTTCACTTGGGACAAATTTACACTTTTAAGCATGACTGGTAATAACACGACATTTTCTTTGTGTCGCCAgtcatttctttacttcttttattaatccatgtatttattcatctgaTTTATGCTATAAAACCAGCAAAGTCTATTTTCATTGATTCGAGTtccgtatatttatatttgagcTAAACCCACCCAAAGGACCGTCTCAAAGTATTCCCAAACAAACagacgacaaaaacaaaacaaaaagaaaacaaaaaactggCAAGCACCCTGACTCGGCCTCGTTCCCACAGACTAGTCACTATCAGAAGAAAGTGATGAAGTCGACCTACTCGAGCTACAACTCGATGAGCGCAGGCAGCCTGGACGACCCACCGACCCACGCCCTTGAGTCCCCGCCACAGACCTCGCGTCCTGCCGGCACTAAAGGTATGTATATTTCGGCAATGGAAACCTCacagtttctccctctctctctctcccttttttagaatttttttttatcgctttgtCAGTGTAGGTCTATCAAGGTTGCAATGAACAATTTAGGTTTTCTCCCTTGAAGTAAGCCAAGCTTTTCATTCATACCACATAagccactttatttatttatttatttttttattccacttCCCACATTGCTTGAAAAAAAAGCGCAGGAGAACCGCGTAGAGACCGCGAGGCCTTTGCTTTTTAACAGAAACAGATAATTTGTCTCAATCTTGAAATGCACATGATGCTGAAATGTGTTGCTGACGATTTCACAACCCTCTACAACacgaacatgataaaaaaaaatcttggtttggcgataattttctttattttattcttcacaCAGTTTAGATTTACTCATTAGAAAAACAGACTATACTAGTTTTGACAGGATTGGCAAGGAATAGTCTAGCAGTATTGCAAGCTGAAAATCGATTAACCTGCAGTATATTCAGTCCCAGATAGTAATTTCCGTAACCTATCAATAATATCACCTGGTTTCTCATCAACCAACACCTGTTATGTAATACACTACacgtttttatataaaaaagtgcATCCCAGACAAGAATCGAATCAGCAACACCCGAAGATGCATCCCAGAATAAGTGGCACTTTGTTCAGCTTAAAGAGCCATGATTTATAGTGTTAAATGGAAGTGTATTCACCATATGATTTATATACCACATTAAAAACACTTCTGACTAACGTTGTAAATCATGGCCAGTTGCTAGTCCATCATACCCTTCTTTTAAGACTCAATCGTATCTTGAGTGGAAAGTGAACACGCAATCCAGTCTGACCATCACGTAAAGTAGCGCCTCATTGCTTATAGAGTCGACAATGCATTTGGAATGTTACCATAGACCGCCTTGCCTGTTTGATGATTGATTATATATGGCTGTTGGCCTGACTATTTTACTGCAAAATCCttggatgtttttgttttttaattgcaCTTGCCTTGTAGTCGCACAAAGGGGCTAAGTCAAGcaagtgtctgtgcgtgtttagtCAAATAGCTGAGACAGTTCGTTTTGACGTCCTCATGTTTTAGGTTTTAGGAgtccatatgttttttttgttttgttttagatcCTAAGTGTTTACTATCTTAGTCTTCATATCAGTCAGAATTTTACCTAATTTCTAGTATTGTCTTTTGTCAATCAGTTcattacaaaacaaataaatacaataacttTTTTTAATAGTAATGTAACCCCTTTCCAGCTAATAAACTAACTTATATTTCAAAAACTCATTTGCAGTTATCAGTGCTTCCCAGAAAGTAGCAAACAAATTGGTTGATGCGCTGGCCAGTATAGGTGAGGCAGTGTTGTATGTTGCCCTCCTGTGCTACCGGTGCAGGGCAGATCTTTGTGTACATTTTTTTAACACGTGTCCCTCGCTGGActgctcccttctctctttccctgaataaatacctttcttctttttttcaatgtACTCGATGTGGCGAAACTCATGCTCAAGTGTTGGCatcctttatttgtttttatgccaaacgtttttttttttgtcatgagtTGCTGACATTCTGAAGTACtgcactattgtttttttttctgtgctctGTGTCAGGTTGTGCGTCTGGactaatctgtctatctgttttattATGTCAAAAGTGTGGTATTGTGTGAGCTGTTATATAACTTTTGCATGATTATTTTTGTAAATCCATCTATTTTTCGTATATCATTCACATCGCATACAGAGAATCCTGTCTTTTTCCAAAGCATCTTATAAATTATTTTGAAAAAAGTCATGCCTTCCTGATGGAATGTAAACGATAGTCCAGGCTGCTCAAACCTGAGTTCTAATGCTTGGTTTCTGGAATGAATTTTAATCTGGACTTTGATTTTGAAAATTCTCTGTGAAATTTCAAGATTTCCAGAAATGAAGCTTAGTGATCATCATGCTGGTGAAGTCTCTCTTGGGAAACCAGTATATGGTGTAGTGAAATTTTCCAGAgcatgttgttttatatatatagctattccAGGATCTTCCATGGTTATGAAGGGACATGGGCATCTAGCCTTCTCTAATGGGTATCTGGAATTTCTGATGCATTTACTAACTAATTCTGATCAAGTTATATATCTAAATTATCTCAGTAACCCTATACAGACTTTTATGAGTTTTAACTAAACGcatttatgaattatatatatgtcacgGTGACTTCTGGAAGACAGCGGTACTTTCGCTAAGGCTGCtgtgcaaagagaagaaaagtggcgATGTCACATTCTTCTGAAAGTGAGGTTGAGCAAATGTTATTTTCAGTGAAAGTCACCGATTTCGAACCAACAAAATAGGTGAATATTGGATTTCCCATTGGTTTTTAAACACGTAAAGCTAAATAGCAACTGTAAACTGTCAAAGAAATGTTTATAATATCGTGGGAAATACCCGATCCATGATGCCCCGAGACGTCTGCCCAGAGGTCGAGCGTCCCGGATGGAACTGTGGTCTCCGTGTTCAGCATgaaaaaaaactgtaataacTCATgtcatgataaaaaacaatgtatAAAGTAAATCTCGTCCCCTCGTCCCCGCTTTTAATACGTGTAATAAATCAGCATTGtttgatatattatttttaagTGTGTATATTAAAAACAAAGATTTTCAACTTATAAAACTTGAATTCTTACTCTCACtgtcttcatttattttcattatgaaatatattttgattTCATAGTTTTGCAATGAAGAACATATTATTTTCGTTAATGTACAGCTGTCAAATTAAAATGGGTAAAATACATTAAATACTTCCTCCGAGCCCAGAGACTGTGCAGTAAGTTTGTGATGAAGGTAGCAGCTTGGTGATGTGGCTCCCTCTACAGGTGGGGAGGAAGGCTATGTCCCGGCTCCGGACTCCAGTGACACCGACACACTCAAAACTGACACCCTGAAAACTACAAAGACCGTTAGCTCAGATTACTCGACACTGGGGCGACTCCGCAAAAACATCAGGGAATTAGACACACTTATTGACTCCCTCGAAGACACAGAGCAAGGCGGCGAGCCCGCAACAAATGCCGGCGCCGAAACCCAGTCCGAGACGGTTGTCACTGTAGCCAAACAAGAGTCCAAAGTCTCGACACAGATCACAGCCCCGGCGGCGCCCGCGGTCGCGCCCGAACCCGCCCTGGCTCTCACGCTGGCGACGGCGCAGGCTCAGTCCCAAGCGAGTCCGTCCTCGCAGGCCTCTCAAGAGTCACACATACAGACTGTCGTTGAGACTCGCAGCAGCACAACCTCCCAGCAGCAGGTGGCGCAGGAGAGTAAGTGGGTGGTGTGTGGCGTGTCGCTGCTGCCCCACGCGGCCCCGGGCTCTGCTGGTTCTCTGCCCGGACTATTGCACCTTTTGCTGCTCTCCAGCCCCAGGCCCTTCCTCTGTACCTGCTTTGCCTCATGAATGTGACCTCTTCTCGGAGAGGGTCAGGGGGAATCGAAGGATTTCGCTCACGATCTGAGACATTTAGAGTCATTTAAAGTTTGCCATGTTATCTAATAGTGAATTAGTTCTCATTTCTAAAGTTGTGCAAGAGGTAAACGTCTTAGAGTTGCATGATAAATACCTTATGTATACAGTTCAGGTGTCGATGTTCATTAACCCATCTTTAATCGAGTATCATTTTTAGCACATTTGCAAATAACTAGGAAAGTATTAATAGCCATTTTAAATCGTGGCTTATTAGCGAGCCACTTTATGATATGTGATGTTATGAGAACAGAATAAAGAGAAGTGAGTAGAATGTTTCCGCCTCACGTAAGACCCAGAGACGCAGATTCTGAGCGCAAAATGTCATACAAATAGCTTCCCCCATGAAACGTGTGCAAAGACCTGTTATACGCTGAAGTGCCCAACACTGCATGACTATGTGAGTTAGGTTTCGTGATAGCGAGGACCTAACACTCACAGTTTCACCATttgaagataataacgataaccaaGACTAGGATGTGGTTTGACACTGTTTCCCCCCTGGATTAACATGCTTGGTTCTTTGACTGTGCCCTGGTGTGGTAGAGCATGTCACCTCTCAGTCGCCTTTGCTGAGTCTTTGGGAATACTCCTTAGCACCGGAAAGTCTTTTGCGGTTATTGTATTACCATTGTGTCACTGTTGTTGTCGcgatcatatatttatctattgtaAACGGTAACCCAGTATTGACGTATAACTCATACTTTGTTTTAACTTAAGAAGAGAATCTAGGTATCACCTTTATCTCTGTTGCAACATCCTGGTGTTGTATTTTAATCCAACGTTTTTTATATTCCAATAATCAACAGTGTCTAATATCTACCCTTGACTgaccaataaaagaaagaaaaaaaaacaataacccacCATTTCAAGTCCCGCCATAACCCGCCAAGATGTCCCGACAACCCTCTGAATCGCCTTCTCCCGCAGGTACAACGACGTCCTCCGGCTTGACCAACGGCACCGCGCCCGCCAGCCAGCCTACAAGATACGAGTGAGTGACCTTCGCACTTCGTCACATTCAGATATTCGAAAAAAAATTACATGCCTTTTGATAGATGTATGATGATGTCGGTTTGTTTTAAGCTTATATGAGCGGTGCTTCAGAATGTTATTATCCTATTCATCTATattcattctttaaaaaaaactcTCCATTACAGTAGAACATATTTTTATGGAAGTTCAAagagaaaatattgaaaaaataaaataataaaaaggtaaagagaaaaaatacacatattataATGGCGAACGGAGCAGCTGTGTGACATGAACTGTCATTTTGCAGCGGAGACGATGAGATGATCGACGACAAGAGCGGCGAAGTGAGGCGCATCGTCTGGCGCAACAGGTTCGAGAAGACCTACGAGACACAGGACTCCAGACCGACGGCCACGGTGCGTTCACGTCCTGGGTGCTgcgtgtctggtgtgtgtgtgtgtgtgtgtgtgattacgagtatttgagtaaaagaaagagagagagagagagagagagagagagagagagagagagacagagagagagagagagagagagagagagagagagagagagagagagagagagagagagagagaaagagagagagagagagaggggggggggcagcataagtacttgcgcacacacacacacacacacacaaacatacgcacacacatacacacacacacacacacacacacacacacacacacacatatatatatatatatatatatatatatatatatatatattcatatatatatatatatatatatatatatatatatatatatatatatatatatatatatatatatatatatatatatatatatatatatatatatatatatatatatatatacatatatatacatatatatacatatatatacatacatatacatacatatacatatatatatatatatatatatatatatatatatatttatgtatgtatgtatgtatgtatgtatgtatacattatacacacacattcacaaatcaCAACGTTTCTGCATACTTACTTATCGATCTGAACTTCCAGGTGAGCATCGAGGACGAGGCCCGCCGCCGCCAGCTGGTTCAGCGTCAGCAGCAGCACACCTCGACGTCAGCCTCCACCTccacgctctcctctccccccggaCCCAGCTCTCCTCCGCAAGTGAGTGATCCGTTTCTTGACTCCCAGCTTTTGGGATAAGACAAGTAACTGTACAAGACTGTCATCACTGTATTTTCAGAGTACAATGAAACGAGTCTCAAAATGACTGATCACTGCTTGACGTTTGTGTTCCACCTTGTAACTGCTATACGTGTGATTCGAATATCATATTTTGATCCCTTTGTATTTTCGTCATAACAGTTTTTCCAGCATCTCGGTTTTTCGAGTGACAGCATATATTTACTAAAATACAAGGAGAGAAGATTAGAAGAAAAGATTGCTCTGACTTTTTGCCCAGCTGATTTAGCTCATATTTTCATTAACTACCCATATTGTATGATAATTAGTACTAAAGGTCGTCGTTTGTCTCATAAAGCCATGATTCTACTGATTTTTGTATAAGCATTGAGTGGGTAATATCATGTTCAGTTCAGACCGGGACGATGCACATCTGTTTGAAAATATCTACAAAAGATagtattcaaaaaagaaaagttatGCAAGGAACTGTGGAATCATGACTGTAAATATTATGATTTGTCAAATATGTCGCATCCAACTCACTGACCACTGAGATATTGGTTATACAACCAGTTATCTGAATATGATAACCTCTTGAGTAGATTTTAGAACCTTTTAATCGTACTGACATACCTTTACAAGCATAGTACTTGTGGGGCAAGATCTATATAAGTTTGGGATACCCAGGGCTACACTCGTAAGGTACAGTAGGTACACCAAGTGGTGACTGTCCTTGTTACAGCGCGGGCCGTCCTCGCCCCGACTGCCGCAGTTGCAGTGTGCCGTGTACTGGCCTGGCTTGGGCGTCGGCCCCAACGTGAGTGCCCCCCCTAGGCCAAATGTCTCCAGGTTTTTCCGCAGCTGCCTCCTTACAGGCAACAGCACGCCCCCGGCCTCCCCAACAGCTGACACAACAGCTAGTACCGAGCATGGGGCCAAAGCCCATcttcaccctttctttccctACTACAATTTGACACTCATTAATGAAACTCCCTTTTATCTAAATGTTTCTAAAACTGTGTTCTCTTCTAACAAGTAGTTTTAGATGGTTAGTTCGACATATGAGAAGCATGTGACCAAGCCTGTTATCTCTTCCGTTTGTGTTTGACTTGTCTCAGAATTCTCCTCTTCAGTTATGCATATTTGTTCTGTGCAGATGAAAACGATTCTTAGAGCTCATTAAGATTCTCGGAGTGTCGAGCTGTGTATTCACTTAATTTAGATAGAGTTGCAATCGTATTTAACTGTAGACTCTTAGGCTCTTCAATGTGCGGCCGTAGAAGACGAAGTACGGTTTCATTATCTTGGCAGCATGTAGCACTAGGCTTTGACACGGGAATTAATTGGTTTTGTGACTATGTGAATTTATTCATGTGTACTTTAAATAAGAAAGTTTCCCTTGTTCAATTCGAAGACGTTCTTAACCGATCCTGTCTAATCTCGCGACTACCCCGCAGGTATCTCCCGGAAGCCAGTCGTGGAAGGACCCGATCCCGATGCCAACACCGCCCCAGCTCTCCCCGCGAGAGCCGGGAGTCGCCTACATCTACACTTACGGGAACACCGGAGGGTCGGGCGTGCAGCACATGCCGCCGCTGAATTACGTCACGGTTCCCGGCCCCTCGTCGGTGCCTCCGAGTGAGGGCGCGCCGTCGCCCACCCCGTCGCAGCTGCAGGGTCCGCAGCCCATTATCTACCACTACTCTTATCACTACACAATCCAGCCCGGCCAGCCACTTCCTGACGGGGCTCCTCCCCCTCCAGGGGGACTTCCTTCAGGGTCCCAGCCAGCTCTCCAGATGGCTCCCTCCTCCCAGCCGCCGTCCTCGTCCACCGAGACAATTCGCACAATTCATCAAACCACTTCAGGTCAGCCCGGCCAGCCTGGCCAACCCGGTCAGCCCGGACAGCCTGGTCAACTCGTCCACCCAGGTCAACCCGGTGAACCGGCTCAACCTGGCCAGCCAGGTTATCCTGGACAGCCTTCCTCCACTGTTAGCAGCTACAATATCCACTCCTACTCTTCCAGCAGCCGCTCAAAGACATCCACgctcacccacacagacacatccacagtATACCCTGGCGGTCCTGGGGGGCCTGATGGTCCTCACGGCCCAGGGGGTCCTCATGGCCCAGGGGGTCCTCATGGCCCAGGGGGTCCTCATAGCCCAAGTGGCCCTTATGGCCCTGGTGGCCCTCATGGTCCAGGAGCGCCTGGTGGTCCTGACGGCCCAAGGGGTCCCACTGGCCCTGGCTACGATGGGCCAGCGCATCCTTCCAAACCTTATGGCCCCGGTGAACCCGATGGCCCCGGCAGAACCACCGAGCCTGGCCAGCCCGGAaatatctccatcaccatcaacaaaacGACAACAACGCGCACCACGCACGCCTTCCCGGGCGGTCCTGACCACCCTGGAGGCGCTGGCGACGTCCCCCCTGTTACCTCAACCCCTTACCCGAGCCGCGGCAGGTCGGTGTCCCCCGAGCCACACGGCCCGAGGAGCAACTCGCCGCACCACGTGACGTACGTGACGCACGTGACAAGAAACACGCACTCCGACTCCCTGGACCGCGTCAGAAGGCCAAAGAACGAGACTCTTCCATTCCCCAACACCTCGCCCATACGACCTGCTGGAGACAACAAGATCCCTCGCCGAGTGGATGATCTCATGACCTCCTTCTCCGATTCCGAGGTAAGACTTCGGACGGGACAGGTACCGCCACTTCCTCTCTGGTTCTCATGTTACACTGCTTCCTTATCTTGGCTGGAGCTTtaaacttttttcccctttttgcagCATTATATTACCAGTTTTGAGAACGAAATGACCTTGCGAAAACATTCCCCTATCCCAAGGAAAGATGAGGTAACTTGTAGATGGCGTAGTTGATAGTTCTATGCGATAGGCCGCTTGTTATGTCCAATAGATGACTTGTTTTCGTTAGACTATGTGGTagaatataaatagagatatatgttAAAATGGCAGAATGGTAAAAACATAGACATTTGAATTAACATATGTTTTTCAACGTAACGCAAGTAGAATTTAGTGTCCAATTATCAATCAGGCATGTTTTGAGACTTTACATTGCCCAACTGAATATATCATTCCGCTTTACTTATTTGAAAGGGTGAATTGTAATAATGTGCGTATGTAGATGTATagaataaacatttataaactacacacatataatatattaatcgATTTGATTTCAAGGACGGTTTATCATTCCTGCAACACAAAGAAAGGAATTTTGAATTTTATATTCATACTTTTGAATATTAGTGCAAAGGACTATAGCAGGAGAGGGGGGAACTAaaacatttatttatcatattaactactcattattttttaaaatttataatcattattatataccgCTAAAATCGCAATTAATATTTGTACAAAACCAGATAACTTGCAGGATGAGAATATAAAAGCCCACAGAATAATAAGCAGAAGTCAAACGTGTGATAAAAAATGTAAGCGTCCTTAGTAATAATGCTGTTCCAAATCCAGTTAATTATCCTTAAGTATATAACTAAATCAGGAAGGTTTATTTTATCGTGGTGGCACTATTTGGGCAAGAATGTGGATACGTCACAACTTTTTAGGATACTATGTCAAGGATAGGAACATCTGTAgcgaaatcttaaaaaaaaaatgttttaaatgaTCTAGCTAGTATACTCTTGCATGGACATTTAAATCAATTTCTGAGTACAAGAATGCATTGGAATTTATACTTGATATCTAAAAcgatctctcttttctttaaagAATGAACATTGTTAGGATAAATTAGTTTCTACACTGATTTGGTTTGAATGTGAGTCATATAATTATCCTAATGTGCGAGCTCGTGGCATAAATTGGGTTACAAGACAACATACTAATGCTTTAAAATCTCCAGGATGGTCCAGGCCACCCAAGGCACTCGCCACACCGCGGAGACCCAGCTGACCAGCAACCTCTGCTGCCACAAAACAGTCAGGTAAGCTTGTTTGTAATTCATAATTTAGTAACTGGACTTCTATCATGTTGCATATCTGTTTTAAACATCTAATTTGTTCTACACCTGTTTTAaatgtttattctattttgttttttaatcaacAGATTGTGGTGAAGGCTGATGCAGACGCTAAGGCCCTTGCCGAGGCCAATGCAGATCCGAAGAAAGAACCAACGAAAAACAAAGCTGGACCGCCCGTCTACTATCCTCCGGGGCATGAGCTCTTCCATGAAACCATGCACGTAAGTATCCGAGATATTTGAAGattatattatttgtttgtttcgaaAATGACACAATTAAAGGAGAAAGGTCAGCATAAAACCCCGAGGAAAGTACATCTTTTATAATGGAAATTGACATTTGTTGATATGTATTTAACATTACCGTGTCGCTGCTTCCAGACTATGACACTGAGGGAGGGCGGTGGTCGCCGAGGGAAGGCGAAGTGGAGAATGGAGCGATCCGCAGGCTACAAGGAAAGTTCTTCCCATTCTGAATCCAAAGGAGGCATGACAATGGTACCCGTCTGCTTGCCACTGTGTTGTGGGGCCGCTTGCGTTGTAATGTAAACATCTGCTGCTACCCTCGTTCGggaattaagaaagaagaaatacagagaaaaatataCTTCCTTCGGGCATGCTGTTACGATGTAGCAAggatgaaaaacaaatatatatatatttcaatccgGAAAATATGCGTGATGTTTACACACGATGGACGTTTTACTGTAAGCTGCCCAGATGGGAAGTATGAAGACCTCAGTCCTGCCAATTTTAATGCATATCTAACTACATAAGCTCATGAAGACTACTGCTTACCCTCTGTTTGTGCTTAGTTTGTGACTGATTTCGAGAAATACATGTAAAGCATTTTCATGACTGCACGAAAGAAACGAATTTCAGCGTAAAATGAATTACGTGTCTAGTAATTCGATTTTAGCATTAAATGGTGCTACATATGATATTTATGAAAGTAATCATGCATTGATTAAAATTTAAATCTtaggaaaatacaacaaaaatcgCATAAACTATTTTAACTGTAGCATAGTTTTGATGTGGAATTTCTTGTATACTGACTGTATAAAATGTCATTTCTTTATTTTGCAGTTATACTGTGTATATTTCATTAATagatttaaatgatttttttcttaatatgtgTATTTTTGAAACAAAGTAACACTAATCAGTGAATACTGATTATTTCGTAATTCCTACCATTCATTCACATTTTTGCCTTGCAAAATGTAGCGTGAGTGGCTGCCAAGTGTTTGAAGTATTTTGATATAAAACCATCAAGATATGTGTTCATACATTTTAAAGATATCTGTATTTGCTTTACAGCTGGGATGATATCTGAGGTTTTGTGTATTTGGTTTTAATCAGATAAATTCCACGTTTACACAAAATTTCATCGTCTTCTTGATCTCCTAACATTAACTTTTacgcaataaggatgataattttaaaaaatcaaaacatgtGGATAACACAGGTTGTTTTTCATATGAAACTGTATATGAATTAACACGAAGGAAGTATTCCGTATCTGATTACACCCGAAAGACACACAAACCTTCCATACCCCGCGTAACGATGGTTGTTGTGGTGCTCGTCAAGAAAGGTCCGCCTTCTTAATCATGTGACTCTTGGTTTGATATCATGTTCATCCAGTTCTCAGGTTACATTAttaggatatatatgtaaatgaaacc
Proteins encoded:
- the LOC113811738 gene encoding uncharacterized protein isoform X20, which translates into the protein MSQRMQESPFRETEWDQRLDRMLDDLKTTVGSDGEMSGTEGRSDSTLVSSFSQHRAPSPDERVDGTFLDIFRSSSRSEPRSSSRGGSRTGSALGMVEDGGHMKHSRREYLSPDEKTHVVTEKYEYDTGDTSKTSHYQKKVMKSTYSSYNSMSAGSLDDPPTHALESPPQTSRPAGTKGTTTSSGLTNGTAPASQPTRYDGDDEMIDDKSGEVRRIVWRNRFEKTYETQDSRPTATVSIEDEARRRQLVQRQQQHTSTSASTSTLSSPPGPSSPPQVSPGSQSWKDPIPMPTPPQLSPREPGVAYIYTYGNTGGSGVQHMPPLNYVTVPGPSSVPPSEGAPSPTPSQLQGPQPIIYHYSYHYTIQPGQPLPDGAPPPPGGLPSGSQPALQMAPSSQPPSSSTETIRTIHQTTSGQPGQPGQPGQPGQPGQLVHPGQPGEPAQPGQPGYPGQPSSTVSSYNIHSYSSSSRSKTSTLTHTDTSTVYPGGPGGPDGPHGPGGPHGPGGPHGPGGPHSPSGPYGPGGPHGPGAPGGPDGPRGPTGPGYDGPAHPSKPYGPGEPDGPGRTTEPGQPGNISITINKTTTTRTTHAFPGGPDHPGGAGDVPPVTSTPYPSRGRSVSPEPHGPRSNSPHHVTYVTHVTRNTHSDSLDRVRRPKNETLPFPNTSPIRPAGDNKIPRRVDDLMTSFSDSEDGPGHPRHSPHRGDPADQQPLLPQNSQIVVKADADAKALAEANADPKKEPTKNKAGPPVYYPPGHELFHETMHTMTLREGGGRRGKAKWRMERSAGYKESSSHSESKGGMTMVPVCLPLCCGAACVVM
- the LOC113811738 gene encoding uncharacterized protein isoform X2, whose protein sequence is MTAKQEKFDISLDRMLDDLKTTVGSDGEMSGTEGRSDSTLVSSFSQHRAPSPDERVDGTFLDIFRSSSRSEPRSSSRGGSRTGSALGMVEDGGHMKHSRREYLSPDEKTHVVTEKYEYDTGDTSKTSHYQKKVMKSTYSSYNSMSAGSLDDPPTHALESPPQTSRPAGTKVISASQKVANKLVDALASIGGEEGYVPAPDSSDTDTLKTDTLKTTKTVSSDYSTLGRLRKNIRELDTLIDSLEDTEQGGEPATNAGAETQSETVVTVAKQESKVSTQITAPAAPAVAPEPALALTLATAQAQSQASPSSQASQESHIQTVVETRSSTTSQQQVAQESTTTSSGLTNGTAPASQPTRYDGDDEMIDDKSGEVRRIVWRNRFEKTYETQDSRPTATVSIEDEARRRQLVQRQQQHTSTSASTSTLSSPPGPSSPPQRGPSSPRLPQLQCAVYWPGLGVGPNVSPGSQSWKDPIPMPTPPQLSPREPGVAYIYTYGNTGGSGVQHMPPLNYVTVPGPSSVPPSEGAPSPTPSQLQGPQPIIYHYSYHYTIQPGQPLPDGAPPPPGGLPSGSQPALQMAPSSQPPSSSTETIRTIHQTTSGQPGQPGQPGQPGQPGQLVHPGQPGEPAQPGQPGYPGQPSSTVSSYNIHSYSSSSRSKTSTLTHTDTSTVYPGGPGGPDGPHGPGGPHGPGGPHGPGGPHSPSGPYGPGGPHGPGAPGGPDGPRGPTGPGYDGPAHPSKPYGPGEPDGPGRTTEPGQPGNISITINKTTTTRTTHAFPGGPDHPGGAGDVPPVTSTPYPSRGRSVSPEPHGPRSNSPHHVTYVTHVTRNTHSDSLDRVRRPKNETLPFPNTSPIRPAGDNKIPRRVDDLMTSFSDSEDGPGHPRHSPHRGDPADQQPLLPQNSQIVVKADADAKALAEANADPKKEPTKNKAGPPVYYPPGHELFHETMHTMTLREGGGRRGKAKWRMERSAGYKESSSHSESKGGMTMVPVCLPLCCGAACVVM